From Candidatus Omnitrophota bacterium, the proteins below share one genomic window:
- a CDS encoding cytochrome C oxidase subunit IV family protein encodes MHSDSNPHEIKKEVKVYLTVFGALLFLTLVTVGVSYLHLNLLGAVILALVIASIKAALVACFFMHLISERAIIYIVLIFTVIFFLALVFLPLTESHNVITGTQIVH; translated from the coding sequence GTGCACAGCGACAGCAATCCACACGAGATCAAGAAAGAAGTCAAGGTCTACCTGACCGTCTTCGGGGCACTGTTGTTCCTGACGCTGGTGACAGTGGGGGTCAGCTACCTTCATTTGAACCTGCTGGGCGCCGTGATCCTCGCGCTGGTGATCGCTTCCATCAAGGCGGCCCTGGTGGCGTGCTTTTTCATGCACCTGATTTCCGAACGCGCCATCATTTATATCGTCCTGATTTTTACGGTCATCTTTTTCCTGGCCCTGGTTTTCCTGCCGCTGACCGAATCGCACAACGTTATCACGGGGACCCAAATTGTCCATTAA
- a CDS encoding COX15/CtaA family protein, with product MAQPLDKNPHNSFLGCFTKIVCFATLFLIFVGGEVTSHSAGLSVPDWPLSYGMLFPPMVGGVFYEHGHRMVATVVGFLTLCLAILLQYLEPQSWLRKLGFWTLGAVILQGILGGITVKFFLPTPVSVSHAVLAQTFLILTVILAYGESRERTSREPGDEADPRVFRLFIIFTALIYLQLILGAVMRHTASGLAIPDFPKMGDRWFPPFDSSMLAWINDWRFMNNYESVTLHQVGIHFLHRLMAGILAGFLIWINLTTFLRQNVAPRIAKTILAIDGLVLLQISLGILTVWTQKAPTMTSLHVVTGAATLALSVLLVLRAAPVTIPRFQTVLFHPSAI from the coding sequence ATGGCCCAACCCCTTGATAAAAATCCCCACAATTCATTCTTAGGCTGCTTCACCAAGATCGTTTGTTTCGCGACTCTTTTCTTGATTTTTGTCGGCGGAGAGGTCACCAGCCACAGCGCCGGGTTGTCGGTCCCGGACTGGCCGCTATCCTACGGCATGCTGTTTCCGCCCATGGTGGGAGGGGTATTTTACGAACACGGGCACCGGATGGTTGCCACAGTCGTCGGCTTTCTGACGCTCTGCCTGGCGATATTGCTCCAATATCTGGAACCGCAATCCTGGCTCAGGAAACTGGGGTTCTGGACGCTGGGGGCCGTCATCCTGCAGGGGATACTCGGAGGGATCACCGTCAAGTTCTTCCTGCCGACGCCTGTCTCCGTCAGCCACGCGGTCCTGGCGCAAACCTTTTTAATCCTCACCGTGATCCTGGCGTACGGGGAATCCCGGGAACGGACCTCGAGGGAACCCGGCGACGAAGCCGACCCCCGCGTATTCCGCCTGTTTATAATTTTCACCGCGCTCATTTACCTTCAACTGATCCTCGGCGCGGTGATGCGCCATACCGCCTCGGGCCTGGCCATCCCCGATTTTCCGAAAATGGGCGACCGCTGGTTCCCGCCCTTTGATTCTTCCATGCTCGCCTGGATCAATGACTGGCGATTCATGAACAATTACGAATCTGTGACCCTTCATCAGGTCGGGATCCATTTCCTGCACCGCCTGATGGCCGGGATCCTGGCCGGGTTTTTGATCTGGATCAACCTGACAACGTTCCTCCGCCAGAACGTTGCTCCCCGGATCGCAAAAACGATCCTCGCGATCGACGGTCTTGTCCTGCTCCAGATCTCGCTGGGAATCCTGACTGTGTGGACGCAAAAGGCCCCGACCATGACCAGTTTGCATGTGGTGACAGGCGCCGCAACGCTCGCTCTTTCCGTACTTTTAGTTCTCCGGGCGGCCCCGGTCACAATACCCCGATTCCAAACCGTTCTGTTCCATCCATCGGCCATATGA
- the cyoE gene encoding heme o synthase: protein MKQQSLIADYCELTKPRILGLVLVTTTLGYFLGGGGVSNVWHMMILLAGVTLVCAGSAALNHYLERDADALMERTQNRPIPQGRIAPQNAMLFGILLILTGVIVLTLSINLLTAFLALLTAFLYVLVYTPMKRISWLNTTVGAIPGALPPMGGWAAATGDLSAGAWALFAIMFVWQHPHFYSIAWMCRDDYRQAGFKMLPVVHPDGASTFAQINVFAAVLIPISFLPVWLGISGGIYWAGAFGMGTFMLLKGFRLSYTKSIPDARELLKASVIYIQLILILIVVDHVIL from the coding sequence ATGAAACAGCAATCGTTAATAGCGGATTACTGCGAACTCACCAAACCCCGTATCCTGGGGCTGGTCCTTGTGACAACGACCCTGGGGTACTTTTTGGGTGGGGGAGGGGTTTCGAATGTCTGGCACATGATGATATTGCTTGCCGGCGTTACGCTCGTCTGCGCCGGATCCGCCGCGCTGAACCACTATCTTGAAAGGGACGCCGATGCCCTGATGGAAAGGACACAGAACCGTCCGATCCCCCAGGGACGAATTGCCCCTCAAAACGCGATGCTGTTCGGCATTCTGCTCATCCTCACGGGAGTGATCGTTTTGACCCTGTCGATCAATCTCCTCACCGCGTTCCTGGCCCTGCTGACCGCGTTCCTTTATGTCCTGGTCTATACGCCCATGAAAAGGATCAGCTGGCTGAACACAACGGTCGGCGCGATCCCCGGGGCTTTGCCCCCGATGGGGGGCTGGGCCGCAGCCACCGGTGATCTCTCCGCCGGCGCCTGGGCCCTGTTCGCGATCATGTTTGTCTGGCAGCATCCCCATTTTTATTCCATCGCCTGGATGTGCCGGGACGATTACCGGCAGGCCGGCTTCAAAATGCTCCCGGTCGTTCATCCTGACGGGGCATCCACCTTCGCCCAGATCAACGTGTTTGCCGCGGTGTTGATCCCGATTTCATTCCTCCCGGTCTGGCTCGGGATCTCCGGCGGGATCTACTGGGCCGGGGCGTTTGGCATGGGGACGTTCATGCTGCTCAAAGGATTCCGGTTGTCTTACACCAAATCCATCCCGGACGCCCGAGAACTGTTGAAGGCGTCCGTCATTTACATTCAGCTTATCCTGATCCTCATCGTCGTAGACCACGTCATCCTCTAA
- a CDS encoding cytochrome c oxidase subunit II: protein MDFRKLFFLPINASAHGHEIDLLIYLIHLLMFGLFFGWAAYFIFVIYRFRKARNPKADYKGLHSHVPTSIEVAVAVIEGVLLLAFSIPFWVRQVNAFPNRPDKIEIRVVAEQFAWNIHYPGADGIFGKMNVKYFDKQSNPLGLDPKDPYSKDDIVTINQMHVPIGRPVVIRLSSKDVVHSFSIPVMRVKQDAIPGLDIPLWFTPTKTGKWEIACAQLCGVGHYSMRGFITVHSQADYDKWLQEQAAASGSDGESGGEDDFWN from the coding sequence ATGGATTTTCGAAAACTTTTCTTCCTGCCAATCAACGCCTCGGCGCACGGCCATGAGATCGATCTCCTGATTTATCTGATCCACCTGCTCATGTTCGGCCTGTTCTTCGGTTGGGCCGCGTATTTCATTTTTGTGATTTACCGGTTCCGAAAGGCCCGCAACCCCAAAGCCGATTACAAGGGTCTGCACAGCCACGTGCCGACGTCCATTGAAGTCGCTGTCGCCGTGATCGAAGGGGTCCTCCTGCTCGCGTTCTCCATCCCGTTCTGGGTCCGGCAGGTAAACGCGTTTCCCAACCGGCCGGACAAGATTGAAATCCGCGTGGTCGCCGAGCAATTCGCCTGGAATATCCATTATCCCGGTGCCGACGGAATTTTTGGCAAAATGAACGTCAAATATTTCGACAAGCAGTCCAACCCTCTGGGGCTGGACCCCAAAGACCCGTATTCTAAAGATGACATCGTGACCATCAACCAGATGCACGTGCCGATCGGCCGGCCTGTCGTCATCCGGTTGTCCAGCAAGGATGTGGTCCACAGCTTCAGCATCCCGGTCATGCGGGTCAAGCAGGACGCCATTCCCGGGCTCGATATCCCGCTCTGGTTCACGCCGACAAAGACCGGAAAATGGGAGATCGCCTGCGCCCAGCTCTGCGGCGTCGGACACTACTCCATGCGCGGATTCATCACCGTCCACAGCCAGGCCGATTACGACAAATGGCTTCAAGAGCAGGCCGCTGCATCGGGCTCCGACGGTGAGTCCGGCGGCGAAGACGATTTTTGGAATTAA